In Oncorhynchus tshawytscha isolate Ot180627B linkage group LG24, Otsh_v2.0, whole genome shotgun sequence, the genomic window tattgaacttccatcctctcaggccagaagcacaacaatgtatgaattaatggttggaccagaatcactgttataatcattggccagtatggagaattaagtaatTCCAAATCCTTATCTCCATGCATGGCTAATtaaggaaagggacaattttagctagctagacactggaggatgacaacaacacaacgagatgcaacaatgtGTTTTTCTGTCAGTGATGTATGCTCTCAATGGGCTTTGATAGGAGTGACTCCAAATCCCCGCTGAGTCTGGCActtttttttggtgcgccaggaccattcacagtttagTATAGTTTTTTTTTGTCAAGGGAGACCAGGTGCTCTCTGGCTTCCCTTGCGTCCAGTGCTATGGgaagcaacaatgtcatacttgtttggaccagacagcatcatatACAGTtatagtcggaagtttacatacaccttagccaaataactTTGAACACAGTTTTTCAcgattcttgacatttaatccgagtgaaaattccctgtctaaggtcagttaggatcaccacattattttaagaatgtgaaatgtaaaaaaaaaaatagtagagagaatgatttatttcagcttttatttctttcatcacattcccagtgggtcagaagtttacatacaccaaattagtatttggtaacattgcctttaaattgtttaacttgggtcaaacgtttcaggtagtcttccgcaagcttccctcaataagttgggtgaattttggcccattccccctgacagagctggtgtaactgagtcaggtttgtaggccttcctgctcgcacacgctttttcagttctgcccacaaattttcgattggattgaggtcagggctttgtgatgtccactccaataccttgattttgttgtccttagccattttgccacaactttggaagtatgcttggagtcattgtccatttggaagaaacatttacgaccaagctttaacttcctgactgatgtcttaagatgttgcttcaatacatccacataattttccaacctcacgatgccatctattttgtgaagtgcacccgtccctactgcagcaaagcacccccactacatgatgcagccacccccgtgcttcatggttgggatggtgttcttcggcttgaaagccaacccctttttcttccaaacataatgatggtcattatggccaaacagttctatttttgtttcatcagaccagaagacatttctccaaaaagtacaatctttgtccccatgtgcagttgcaaaccgtagtctgggttttttatggcggttctggagcagtggcttcttccttgctgagcggcctttcaggttatgtcgatataggactcgttttactgtggatatagatacgtttgtacccgtttcctccatcatcttcacaaggtcctttgctgttgttctgggattgatttgcacttttcgcaccaaagtacgttcatctctaggagacagaacgtgtctccttcctaagcagtatgatggctgtgtggtcccatggtgtttatacttgcgtactattgtttgtacagatgaacgtggtaccttcagacgtttggaaattgctcccaaggatgaaccagacttgtggaggtcttttgactttcccatgatgtcaagcaaagaggcactgagtttgaaagtaggccttgaaatacatccacaggtacacctccaattgactcaaatgatgtcaattagcctatcagaatcttctaaagccatgacaacattttctgggattttccaagctgtttaaaggtacagtcaactcagtgtatgtaaacttctgacctactggaattgtgatctgtctgtaaacaattgttggaaaaattacttgtgtcatgcacatagtagatgtcctaaccgacttgccaaaactatagtttgttaacaagaaatttgtggagtggttgaaaaacgagttttaatgactcaaacctaagtatgtaaacttccgacttcaactgtagatcgcctccacagagaggggacagagaggcgCTGTTTCGCTCGAATGCTTTGTCCTGTGAGATTCATTCAGCTGgaacattatgaaacacagagagacaaaagattaattattttgttatttatttGTCACTTTCtttgggaagcctggcttccctttgAATCCATTAAAACACACCACTAGTGTGCACTGGTTCAATGTGTGTTTAATGTGAGGGCCCAAAAGCAAATGGCTAAATATCAAATAGATTTTCTGCAAAACTTCACGTAAAAGTATACAGGTTTTACATAAATGCATAATAAATGCAAACAGCATAAGCAGTCACACCATTCTATCAGAACTCtttcaaaaaaaaatctgaggtgCCCTCTGCTTATTTACCTATTTTTTCGAACTTTTTTGCACGTGAGCAGTTGGCATCCTCTGAATTTAATTAAGCAACTTTGCGGTTTGGAATACTATGTGGGCATGTCACTATATTGTGACCAAAAAGTTTCACAAATTCAAAAACGGCAACCttttaaaacacattttatatTTGGAATGAACTCCTGTCTCGACTCCAGTGCATATTTGCCATGAAGAACTACTGAACGCAAAATAGCTGTTCACTTAGGCTACCTTGGGCACAGGCAGCTGTGAAGTTGAAATGGTAGGATAGACCTACCAGGCCAACCAAGAGTTTTTCCTTTTTTACAAGCAGTAAGTTGCATAGCTGAATGACTGAAATATTGATGTTTAAAGTTCAAAAGCAATAGAAAATAAATGCTAAACTACTTTGAAGAAAAGAACGTTTGAATATTCTTGTCCTTTTAGAAACATTTTAACTGCACTGAAAACCGCATGAAAATACGGCGAGCGACCAGGAGATGGAAGTGTCGCGTTAACTTCAGGtagaaaaaaactgttttctTTAGGGGTGGCATCCTTTCCTTGTCCAAATCCCATCTGCATTGTACAGCAGGACAGAAAAAAAGCGATGGCTTAAAACAGATGCTCCGCACAACAAATAATGTTGCTTCACCTATAGTTTAGgcctacattacagagacatgATACAAGGAAATTAGCGAAGGATGCTTCTTTAGCTCGACTCAGTTCCTGACTTTTAGATCGGGTTTATGGGCTTGGTTCAGGATTTGTCAAATATACTTTCTTTAAAGGTGTACCTTGAGAACATAAATTACAAGTCTAGTTTATTTAACAACACTGTTTTTTTGTAATACTCCGCCATTGTTGGTAATTGATTGGCACATGTTCTAAAACTGTAATAGCTTCGTCAGTTTGTGtaggtagtgttatgtatggttgTAGTGTTGGTTGATGTCTGTTTTTGTCTTAAGACGTGATGTTCTAACTGTAGCGTAGGCCTACATCTggtcaataaaataaaaagcctTGAAGTGGGCTTTCTATGACCCCAGTTCTAGGTAATTCAGTCAAATATGGTATTTTTAGGTCTACGGTAGCTAATAGTTTCAGTCAAACCGTATAAACCACATAAAACATGTATTCATTATGTTACCAATTTGGATACCGGGGCGCATAACTTCATACGAGTCGAACATTTTCAACTGGTTGCAGATGTCAAGGAAGCTCTCCTTTTGACTCGTTTTATATGCTTAGAATTTAGTTAATAATTGTTTCATTCCACAATCGCCCCTCGATTACGTAATCTGTGCAATTTATTCAAATAAGTGTTGCGAACGGTCGTTTAGACATGTACGCCTACGCATGCTTAAAATGCGCGTGAAGTTGTGACACATATTTCGATGAGAAAAGTTTATTGTATTATAAACAGTTTCAAAAGTAATGCAATACATAGTCCGCAGTGTATTACAAATAGACTGCATTAATTGAACATGGTTGGTTTTCAAAGTAGTAGCATTAATTAATTGAACATGGTTGGTTTACAAAGTAGTAGCATAGAGTCCGCATTTGGAGCCATTACGCATCACTTGAAAATCTTGCTGACGTCCATTGCCTACACAGTTCTATACATTGTATAGTTTAACAATGCTCGCTATTGAAACGTGTGTTTTCAGAATGACCTCGTGCAAAGAGAACAATAACTATTCACTTGTTCCAATAGCCTAAACAATAATAATTCCGGATTAGTGTCACAAATATTTTCTAACAGGTCCATATTGCTACAGGTTTCCAAAGATCACAGAGGATTAATAGCGTACATAGTAGCCCAACAATTAATGCTGTCACACACCAACACTTTAATTCCAGACCCTCTTTTACAGCATCAATGGAGTGGAAAACAATAGGTAAAAACGTATAAGTTCCCATGAGACCATACAAAAATAATATTACATATACGAAAAACATTTCCTCAAAGTATTTACAGTGACTTTTATTATAATAAGTCTCTCTGAAATGTCCATTTACTTCTTCTTTGTGGCTTTCTTGGCTGCGGCCTTGGGTTTGGGTTTCGCAGCTTTGGCCTTCTTGGGTTTCGTTGCCTTGGCTGGCTTGGCCACCTTGGTTTTCTTTGCTACTTTCTTGGGCTTTGGTGCCGCTTTCTTCGGAGACTTTTTCACTTTCTTCACTACCACTTTTGCTTTCTTGGCTTTTACTGGTGATTTGGCCACCTTCTTGGGCTTTGCAACCTTCTTGGGCTTGGCGGCTTTAACAGGCGACTTCTTTGCTTTCACAACGGTTTtaactttaggtgcctttttggtgTCCTCTGCTTTCGCCAGTTTGAAGGAGCCTGACGCGCCGATGCCTTTGGTGTGGCGCAGGACCCCTTCACTCACCATCCTCTTCAGGGACAGCTTAATCTGAGAATCGGCATTGTCCCCCACCTTGTAGTGGCTTTTGATGTACTTCTGGACAGATTGTCTGGACGCACCTCCACGGCTTTTATCTGCATGGACGGCTGCCTTAATCATATCCGAGTATTTCGGGTGTGAAGCAGGTTTCTTGGGTGCCTTCGCCTTTTTTGCCTTTGGGGCTGGAGCTGCCGCCGTCTCTGCCATAGTTGACTCGTGAGAGTTGTTGAATTCTGTGAGAATATGCGGGTTCAGTTCAAGTATTCCCGTCTGTCACAAAACGTCAAAAGCTGCTAAATAAATATTTCCTAACTTGTAATAGTCCTGGAAAGGTCCGGGTTAGCTATAACGCAGAGCTTTATAATACAAAAAGTTGATGTAAATTTGCCACACACGATGGAGCGTCACAGCTgattttctattaaggcatcttaTTCTACAAACGTTCCTCTGACTTTATGAAGCGGACGCGCGGACGTGATTGAGAACACCAACCGCCAGCAGCTGATCCAGCAGGCTCCATGGAACTCACGTAGTCCCGTTTGTGTTTCTTCATCCTCGAACTCTTGCTAAATTTAAAAAGTATTGAATTGCATATGTCTACAAAATCGACTGGCTTGAAAGTAGACACTTTGGGCTTTACGGGCATAATCATATTTTTATAGAATTCGCTGACCGATAAACTTTTATTTCATGAAAACCTTCCCGAAGCACTGCGCGTTGTTATCAATATTGAAGAATTCCTATTAAATTGACCCAAACAGACAGAACCGACGATACAAATGACGAATGCATAATGAAAATGAATCAATACTTTAACGAATGCACATGGTTTGACCCGTGCAACAGCTCGTTTTTGCTTTTAATACACCGATATAATTTTCGAACTAACACAGCCCGGCCATTGACTTTGAGTGACGTGGTCGAGATTATTTACTGTTAAACCTCCTATAAATAAATGACAGAATATCTGATGTATGGGTAAAGCATCTGCTGTTAATATAGATTTATATAGGCTTTAGTGGAATGGTTACGTTTAATTTCTTTGATGTTTTAAGGCAGAATTGGGAATAAACAAACTGGCACTATGCTTCTTGCGACTGTGCTCCATTGTCAGGAAAGTTGCCAACACCTCCAAAGATCTGCTTCTCTGATAATAATTCACGGAATCTGTCAACATTTTCATCAAAGAAACATGATTATCTGATATTTGACGTGGTATTCGCTCAAGTGTGAGTGACAACTATCTACACAAAACTAAACCTATCATTTAACATAGGGCGCATTGATGACATTCTTTTGTTCAGTGGCTGGTAGTCTATAGGAGCGTCGACTGAACAACATGACTACGCGTGGATCAACACATATTTCCCACTGCTATAAATGTTTAATGCGCAGTGATACAGGCTACATTTGTTACAACAGGAAACATTGcaattgtttgtttttatttcagattttcatcTGATATTTTTTCCCTGTAGCTCAAACGCCATCTTGGATCCCTTAGTAAAAGTCACATTACTTTTTAATTCATTTTCTGATATTAGGCCTTTATGGCTGTTTTCAATAAAGTAATTGTGACGTGCTATTTTtcctaatatatatttttttttgaatCACAACTTTTTATGTCATACTTTGCAGTTGGTCCATAACGTGACATAACACTGTCAAGCAGGTTTAGGCTAATTGTAGCAGGTGGTGTTTCCAATTTTGACCATTATTCAAGTCGTAGGATACTTAGTTATGCCAATAGCCTACTAGTCATCATAGCGTATGTATTCAAAATCGTAtgaaaaatgtattcaaaatcgTATGGAATAGACTGCACAAAGACGGACCACGACTATACAGTTTTactgtatgctctctctctccttcctcgctCTGAccctttctcttctccctcctccctctctcagatgAGTAGCCTATAAATGCGTGTGCGACAGTATGTGTGGGTTAGTgggtgaatgagtgagtgttcatgGGGGAGCGCGCTAAATGAACGAATGAATGCGCGCGCACTGTCGTTAGGTTTGTAGTGAAAATTCGTATTCACGCTGACGAGTGCCAACAGTGGTCGACCTCTTTCGGACGTTCATGGCCTCCTTAATCGATATTTGTCAATTTTCTTATGGTCACAGAACACTCAAGAGTGTCAGAAGAAGGGTAGTTCTTC contains:
- the LOC112223699 gene encoding histone H1.0-B; its protein translation is MAETAAAPAPKAKKAKAPKKPASHPKYSDMIKAAVHADKSRGGASRQSVQKYIKSHYKVGDNADSQIKLSLKRMVSEGVLRHTKGIGASGSFKLAKAEDTKKAPKVKTVVKAKKSPVKAAKPKKVAKPKKVAKSPVKAKKAKVVVKKVKKSPKKAAPKPKKVAKKTKVAKPAKATKPKKAKAAKPKPKAAAKKATKKK